The nucleotide window ATCCTTGCTCAGTACCCTCGAGATGAAATGTTGCAATCTTCACAAGATGATCTTGAAACTATTGTCCGAGGAGTACTTGAAGCTTATGACTGTCCTCAGTTGCAGCTATTTACCAGAACTGATGCATATGGCCGGTTTGTAACAGTTTTAATTTTAGTGCCTAAAGAACAATTCAACGATAAAGTCCGAAAGCGAATTGAGCAGATTCTTGTTGATGGGTTAGGTGGTTCAGATGCTGAATTCCAAGCGCACTGGACTGAAGGCTTACTGGCAATGTTGCAATTCAATATTCACGCTCAGGATGCTCACCAGTTAGAGATTGATAGTGACATGCTTGAGGCGAAGGTTGCTGAATCTTTACTATCATGGGAAGACTTATTGTCAGAACTGCTTGTCGATATTAATGGTGAAGAGCGAGGAAGAGACCTTTACGAGCGTTATCATGATGTATTACCCGGTAGTTATAAAGCTGATGTAGAAGCAGTAATTGCTGCACAGGATATTAGCAAACTGGAAACATTAAGCACTCAATCCCCTATAGCAACATCACTATATTTTGATTCAGGAAAAACTGATCACCCAGCTCGTTTTAAGTTGTACGGCAAAGGTACAGGGAAAGCGCTTTCCGACGTGTTACCAATTCTGGATAACATGGGGGTAAAGGTTATTAATGGTAGTTCTTACCTACTGAACTCTTCAGTCGAGGGTAAAGCTTGGATTCTTGAGTTTGATATCGCATTTGTTCAAGGAAATATTCCTAAACGGGCATTGGTTAAAGAGTTTTTTCAGGAGTCCTTCACCCGTGTTTACACCGGGGAGGCAGATAATGACGGATATAATCAACTAGTCGTTGCTGCGGAGCTTGAATGGCGAGAAGTCATAATTATTAGGGCGATAGGGAAATATCTTGCACAGCTTCAAATACCTTTTTCCCAGTCCTACTTGGAAACTACGCTGGCTAACAATCCTGCAATCACAGCCTCCTTAGTTAAGTTGTTTCATCAGCGATTTGATCCGGATTTATCTGAAAATTCGCAGGCTGTGGCTGATATATCTGCCAGTATTCTTCAAGAACTTGATGATGTAAACAGTCTCGATGAAGACCGGATCTTGCGAGGTTTCCATGCCGTAATATTGGCTATCTTACGTACTAACCACTATACGCTTGAGGCTGATGGAGGAAATAAAGAGTACTTATCTTTCAAGCTGGACCCGGAGAAAATCCCAGGGATACCGTTACCTTGTCCAAAGTATGAGATTTTCGTATTTTCCTCAGAAGTGGAAGGGGTCCATCTACGGGGCGGGAAGGTTGCTCGGGGTGGTTTACGCTGGTCGGATAGACGAGAGGATTACCGTACCGAAGTACTTGGATTGGTTAAAGCGCAGATGGTTAAAAATGCCGTCATTGTCCCCGCCGGCTCGAAGGGAGGCTTCGTATGTAAAAAGCTACCTGTAAATGGCTCACGCGATGCAATTCAGGCAGAAGGTGTGAGTTGTTATAAGACCTTTATTCGTGGCCTGCTCGATCTTACCGATAACTTAGAGAATGACAAAGTTGTGCCGCCAAATGGCGTTGTTCGCTATGACGATGATGATCCATATCTGGTGGTAGCCGCGGATAAGGGAACAGCTACTTTTTCTGATATAGCTAATGGTATTGCAAATCAGTATGGCTTTTGGCTCGGAGATGCTTTCGCTTCAGGTGGAAAGAACGGTTATGACCACAAAAAGATGGGAATCACTGCTAAAGGTGCTTGGGAATCTGTTCGCCGACTATTTATGGAGAAATCAATAGATACTCAAAGCGAAGAGTTCACGGTGGTCGGTATTGGAGATATGTCAGGAGATGTATTCGGTAACGGCATGTTGCTATCAAGACACAGTCGCCTAGTAGCCGCTTTTAACCATCAACATATCTTTTTTGATCCTAATCCTAATAATGAGGCAGCATATATTGAACGGCAAAGGATGTTTAACCTGCCTAGTTCAAGTTGGGCTGATTATGATGAGCAGTTAATCTCCCATGGTGGCGGTATTTTCAGTCGTTCGGCGAAGCGTATCCAGATTACTAAAGAGATGCATCAGGTATTGGGTATTGATGAGAAGCTTGAGCAGTTAAGCCCAAATGATTTGATCCGCAGCCTCCTTAAAGCTCCTGTCGACCTGCTTTGGAATGGCGGTATCGGAACTTATGTAAAGTCCTCTGGAGAATCTAATGACGAAGTGGCTGACCGAGCAAATGATAATGTGCGTATCAATGCAAATGAACTTCGCTGTGGTGTTGTTGGTGAAGGAGGAAACTTAGGTTTTACACAGCAGGGACGCATTGAATATGCAAGAAATGGTGGGTTGATCAACACCGATGCAATCGATAACTCAGGCGGCGTAGATTGCTCTGACCATGAAGTAAACATAAAGATCCTATTAAACCAGGCTCAAAGCGCAGGAGAACTGAAAGATTCTGAGCGCAATAAGCTTTTGGCATCGATGTCTGACGAAGTGGCAAGCCTTGTGATTCGACAGAACTATCAACAAAGTGCACAGCTAAGCTTTTCAGAAAGTACAGCCTTTGATCGTTTGAATGAAGATAAACATCTGATCCAAAAACTGGTTCGTGAAGGAAGGCTGAATCCTGAGTTGGAGTTTATCCCTCAGGAAGAAGTACTGACAGAAAGGTTTCAGAAAAATGAAGGGCTCTGTCGTCCTGAGATGTCTGTATTGTTAGCCTATAGCAAGAACAAGCTGTATGAGGAGTTAGTACAGTCAGAGCTTGCGAGGGACTCTTATTTACAGATGCAACTTCGTGAGTACTTCCCTAAAGCATTGCAGAAACGCTATCAGTCTATTATTGACGAACACCCGTTGCGTCATGAAATAGTAGCAACACAGTTAACAAATCATATTACAAACCGAATGGGCGCAACGTTTTGCCATGCGATGTTAGAGCAATCTCAAGCAACATATGCAGATGTAGTTCGTGCTTTTATAGTGGCTCAAGAATTGTTGGGGACTCATAGTTTAGTTTCGGCAATCGAAGACCTTGATAACTGGGTGCCATATAAGTCCCAGTTGTTGATGCATCAAATTGTCAATCATAGCCTCGAGCAAGCCACGTTATGGTTGCTAACTCGATGTAAGTCTCATATCGATATCAATCTACTAATTAAGCGTTTTCGTCCTGGTATGAAGTCAATAATTGATGACATTGATGCTTTACTGACAGGGGACGCACTGAATAGTCATAAAGAACGGATTCAGTTGTTGATTGATGATGGTGTCTTAGATGGTCTTGCAAATAAGGTCTCCCATCTTGTTTGGTCGTGCAATGCATTGGATATGATCTGGCTGAGTGAATCTACTAGTGAGGATCTATCTACAGTTATGAAAGGATATTTGGGGCTGGACATGAATCTAGGCATCCACATGTTACGGCTTAATATTTTATCTCTGCCAGAAGATGATCTTTGGAATAAGAAAGTTCGGGCATCATTAGTTAAAGAGCTTGATAGCTCTTTCAGACGAGTTGTTGCTAACTTCATAGAGTTTACTAAAGATCGGGATGATATCAGTGAAGCGTTAACTGATTGGAAAAAACAGAGCACAGATTCTATTGACAGTTACCAGAATACACTAGCAAATGTTCGTGCATTGGGGGCTCCAAGCTTAGCGATGCTGAGTGTTGCTGTAAGTGAACTCAAGATGGTTGCTTAACTTTTCAATAGGCATGTCATTCGGGCTTGCTGAACCCTTTTTAGAGTGATGCAAGCCCTTGTTTTATGGGTTGTTAAAAAGCATGGTGATACATATGTCTGATGTCGTTTATATTGATTGCTTCCCAGTTAGAAGCATCGTCCACAATATTCAGAAAAAAAATGAAAATAGCTGGTGGGTGATTAGGCGCACCCTCGGAATTGATGGGACCCCCTTGCCTTACGGCCGTGTTGTATATTTTTCACGCACATTTACCGATGCTGAAACCTGGATTAGTCATCAGAAATTCTCATACTATTCGATTAATAATCTAAAATTTAGTGTCGATGCCTAATAAAGTTTGTAACGATGTTTAGAATCAACAGGATAACTGTTTATGCCTTTTTATAAGAAGAAAAATAAAAGAAAGTTCCTTTGTGATTTATCAGTTTTTGAGGAAGAAGAATCTCAAAATTTATTTGATTGTGAAATCAATAGTTCTGTAAGTTATGACGATCGAAGTCGAGAGGTTTATATTTCTTTTGAAGAAGATGAGCGCTGTTTTGTTAGATCGTCAAATTGATTGTCTAAAATGGGATAAATAATTTCAACCATTAAATTGCTATAATACAATGCTCAACTTAAGATTGAAGTAAAAGTCGGCTTGTTTTCCACTTCTTTACAAGAAATATCTTTATATAACTAATGTCTAGAATTTAT belongs to Amphritea atlantica and includes:
- a CDS encoding NAD-glutamate dehydrogenase, translated to MQNIQNKKHKRIEQVLHKCGDQLVEAEQEQMVALTKLFYREVCYKVFEKTDIDQLYAAMHSTWEFIAYRRPNQTRVRVFNPTYETHGWHSDHTIIEIVTEDMPFLVSSVCMVLQEKGKRILQAIHPVLSVGRDDDGQLFDISAEEQQPAESRNKEAVIRLTIGSLEDPVELPTMEQLLLQVVEDVNVTVADEISMKTMLDESIIAMESVRQRVDLDNATLDETVKYLRWLTADRFTNIGFAYYDLIRSGDDRCNLVLDESSRLGILRFDRHFPEEKKYIPLSPYLSQLEMNASPLIITKSIYRSPIHRADHLDYLGVKRFDQNGNVVGEYRFLGLFNHIVYTSDVTDIPLLRLKVKKLKDSLRVKPQGHRGRSLEHILAQYPRDEMLQSSQDDLETIVRGVLEAYDCPQLQLFTRTDAYGRFVTVLILVPKEQFNDKVRKRIEQILVDGLGGSDAEFQAHWTEGLLAMLQFNIHAQDAHQLEIDSDMLEAKVAESLLSWEDLLSELLVDINGEERGRDLYERYHDVLPGSYKADVEAVIAAQDISKLETLSTQSPIATSLYFDSGKTDHPARFKLYGKGTGKALSDVLPILDNMGVKVINGSSYLLNSSVEGKAWILEFDIAFVQGNIPKRALVKEFFQESFTRVYTGEADNDGYNQLVVAAELEWREVIIIRAIGKYLAQLQIPFSQSYLETTLANNPAITASLVKLFHQRFDPDLSENSQAVADISASILQELDDVNSLDEDRILRGFHAVILAILRTNHYTLEADGGNKEYLSFKLDPEKIPGIPLPCPKYEIFVFSSEVEGVHLRGGKVARGGLRWSDRREDYRTEVLGLVKAQMVKNAVIVPAGSKGGFVCKKLPVNGSRDAIQAEGVSCYKTFIRGLLDLTDNLENDKVVPPNGVVRYDDDDPYLVVAADKGTATFSDIANGIANQYGFWLGDAFASGGKNGYDHKKMGITAKGAWESVRRLFMEKSIDTQSEEFTVVGIGDMSGDVFGNGMLLSRHSRLVAAFNHQHIFFDPNPNNEAAYIERQRMFNLPSSSWADYDEQLISHGGGIFSRSAKRIQITKEMHQVLGIDEKLEQLSPNDLIRSLLKAPVDLLWNGGIGTYVKSSGESNDEVADRANDNVRINANELRCGVVGEGGNLGFTQQGRIEYARNGGLINTDAIDNSGGVDCSDHEVNIKILLNQAQSAGELKDSERNKLLASMSDEVASLVIRQNYQQSAQLSFSESTAFDRLNEDKHLIQKLVREGRLNPELEFIPQEEVLTERFQKNEGLCRPEMSVLLAYSKNKLYEELVQSELARDSYLQMQLREYFPKALQKRYQSIIDEHPLRHEIVATQLTNHITNRMGATFCHAMLEQSQATYADVVRAFIVAQELLGTHSLVSAIEDLDNWVPYKSQLLMHQIVNHSLEQATLWLLTRCKSHIDINLLIKRFRPGMKSIIDDIDALLTGDALNSHKERIQLLIDDGVLDGLANKVSHLVWSCNALDMIWLSESTSEDLSTVMKGYLGLDMNLGIHMLRLNILSLPEDDLWNKKVRASLVKELDSSFRRVVANFIEFTKDRDDISEALTDWKKQSTDSIDSYQNTLANVRALGAPSLAMLSVAVSELKMVA